One Williamwhitmania taraxaci genomic window, ATCGCTTTAAGGAGAAGGTCGAGCCCTTTGTAATCTCTTATGAAACCAAAAAAGAGCATATACTTCGAGTTCGCGTCTAGCTTCAATTTTCTGATGGCCTCCTCGCGGGGTACAATGGCACCGTAATTGTCGAAAAGGGGGTGGGGGCAAAACTCCACGGGTTTTTCCTTGTCGAAGCTATTAAGATCTGCTTCAACGGCACGCGACATCACCACGAATCCATCTACACTTCCAACGAAGTATTTGGCAAGCATCGTATCTCCAAGTCGCTTTTCGTGCGGGATAATATTATCTATAAGGGCTAGAATCTTGGTTTTCTTATTGCTTCGAGCAATTCGAGAGATGGTTCCCATGGAAGGAGCCATAAATGGGAGCCAAAACCGGAGAATGATCAAATCGGGTTGTTCGCGCTTTAGTCTCAACCCCAGTTTAATCCAACTGAAGGGGTTAATAGAGCTAAAGGTCCTGTAAATATCGATGTTTAGCGGCGCTGGTCGGTCCGAGAATTGCGACTTTCCAGGAAAAAGCAGTTCGGGGTATTGTGTTGTAAAGGTATGCATTACCACATCGTAACCTTGCAGCTGAAATTCAGTGGCTAAGCGTTCGTTATAGTTTGCAAGACCACCTCGAAAAGGGTGTGCAGGTCCAATTATTACCAACTTTTGGTTCATCGCTTATGTTATGAAATGCTATTTAGTTTTATGCTGAAGCTGTAGTCGTTCAAAAACAATTTTGTCGATTGGAAAAGTAAACACGTCTGCCGAGAGATCTTTAATATTCACCCACCTAAATGATTGCTTGCCATCGGTTCCCAACTCAAAATCGAATGGAACTGTTGACGCAGTAAACTCTTTTTCGTTCTTCAAATTTGCGGTGTAATATATGCTCAGCAACTGCGCATTGTCGAAGAATTGTGCTTGTTGAAAGAAGTCTGTCGTATAAAAATGCTCAACGTTTACGATTTCCATCCCCATCTCTTCCATAATCTCTCTTCGAAGGCATTCTATTGGTCCTTCACCAAACTCTAAACCACCTCCTGGAAACTTTGTCATTGGCATTCCGAGTTGATACTCATCAGTAATAAGCACCTCTTCGGCAGAGTTGAACATTACCCCATAAACTCTAACCACCATGCGAGAGATTTTCATTTTACAGGTATTCTTGCTGTTTTGGTATGTAAATATTCTGTAATTGCCTCCTCTTGAAGTGGCGAAAACCAAGGCATATCGTATTTTGAGAACCAAGTCAACTGGCGCTTGGCGTATCGGCGCGAATTGCGCTTTATAAGTTCGACGGCCTCATCCTGTGTTATTTTTCCATCGAAATGGTCGAAAAGTTCTTTATAGCCTACGGTGTTCAGTGCGTTGTTATGGCGCTGAGGGTATAGCGCCTTAGCCTCTTCGATTAATCCCTCATTTACCATCAGGTCTACACGCTGGTTGATGCGGCTGTATAGGATTTCTCTTTCCATCGTTAAGCCAACCAAAACGCTTTCGAATGATCGTTCGTTGCTAAAGTTATTCCGTAACTTGCTGTACGGTATTCCTGCCGTGATGCATACCTCAAGTGCTCGTAGGATTCGCTTGGGGTTTTTGAGGTCAACCTGGCCGTAGAAATCAGGATCAAGTTCCTTAAGCAGCGCCGAAAGGCTTTCAATTCCTTCAGCCTGAAGTTTATCCATTAGGCTTTGGCGTACTTCTTCGCTGGGAACGGGAATGTTATCGATACCTTTTAAAACGGCATCAATGTAAAGCCCAGCACCACCAACCATAAGCACTATGGGGTGAACTTCGAAAAGTTCGTTCAGCAGATTTACTACCTCGAGTTCGAACATTCCGGCGGTGAATCTTTCGTGGATAGACTTGTTTTGAACGAAATAGTGTTGCACGCTAAGAAGTTGCTCCTCTGATGGAACCGCTGTACCAATTCGCATTTCTCGGTATACTTGGCGCGAATCAGCTGAAATGATGGGGCATCCTAACTTTTGGGCGAGCGCAATGCTGAGGTCGGTTTTTCCAACCGCCGTAGGCCCAACTAGAATAATGAGAATCCCCTTTTTTTGCACTGCTATGCTATCTTTTCTTATTCTACTACAGTATCATCTTCGTAGCTGTTGATGCCCTCAAAATCGGACATTGCATCGCCAAAGATATTCGAACTGCTTCCGCCATCAACCTTGATTTGAACGGGTGGTTCCCCTTTCTCTAAAATGCAAGCAGGGAAATTTTTGGTTTCTGTTTCCTTGAATTTGCCTACGAGTTCGATAAATAGTGCCCGGTCGTTGAACATGTCGAACAGGTAAAGGATGCGCTGCTTTGGATCGGTTACAAATTCATCAATGGTGGCAACGTCCATAGGGGCGAGGGAAAGGTTATCTTCGTCCAGATCGAAAAGAGTAAGCTCTTTTACCATAATCCAACTTTGGTCGGTAATTTGAAAGCTGGCAATCTGGGCATTATCGTATTCAAGGTTTTTTTGAATTGCGAGATGGAAATCATAAAAGGTTTGAACCCCTTTAATTTCGAACTCTCTAACAAAACCCTCGACTTCGTTTGAGATGATCCGGAAACGGTATACCATTTTGTTATGTGTTATATGGTTTCTAAAAATTTCATAGTGTCGACACCGTCGGCAAAATCCCATAATTCGGGTTGCTGCGTCTGTCCAAAATTCACCCTTATAGGAACTTGCTCTATGTTACTTACTACGCATTGCAGCTGCTCAATGTTAAGGTTTAAAAACTGAATTATTTGTTCCAGTTCTTCATACTCTTCATAAAATAGCGTTGCAATGGGCGAGACAAAGGATGTGTCGCGCCTAAATAACATAAAACCGGTATCTAAGTGTGGCGCCAAGTCAATAAGCCAGAGTGCCCTATTGTAGCTGTAGTTGTTGGCATATTTACTGTGGTTTATAATGCCATTCCACGGCTCAATTGCCTCGAAAAGAGTTGCTAAATTATACCCTTTTGGCACAAATATCTTAGCTACATTGCGGCAGCCCAATCCAAAGTATTGGTAAATATCGTTGCCCAAAAGCGCAAGTTCTTCTTTCGATTCGTTGCCATTTAGAAGTGCTACCCCATTCCTGTTTTTTCGAATGATATGCGGATATTTGGCAAAATAATACTCAAAGTAGCGGGAAGAGTTATTACTGCCAGTGGCGATGATCGCATCGAATTGGGTGAGCCGGTCTTCGGCTATGGTAACCATTCCTTTTAGGCTGGGCTCCAGCTGTTCAAGGATATTTAT contains:
- a CDS encoding NUDIX hydrolase; translation: MKISRMVVRVYGVMFNSAEEVLITDEYQLGMPMTKFPGGGLEFGEGPIECLRREIMEEMGMEIVNVEHFYTTDFFQQAQFFDNAQLLSIYYTANLKNEKEFTASTVPFDFELGTDGKQSFRWVNIKDLSADVFTFPIDKIVFERLQLQHKTK
- the miaA gene encoding tRNA (adenosine(37)-N6)-dimethylallyltransferase MiaA; amino-acid sequence: MQKKGILIILVGPTAVGKTDLSIALAQKLGCPIISADSRQVYREMRIGTAVPSEEQLLSVQHYFVQNKSIHERFTAGMFELEVVNLLNELFEVHPIVLMVGGAGLYIDAVLKGIDNIPVPSEEVRQSLMDKLQAEGIESLSALLKELDPDFYGQVDLKNPKRILRALEVCITAGIPYSKLRNNFSNERSFESVLVGLTMEREILYSRINQRVDLMVNEGLIEEAKALYPQRHNNALNTVGYKELFDHFDGKITQDEAVELIKRNSRRYAKRQLTWFSKYDMPWFSPLQEEAITEYLHTKTARIPVK
- a CDS encoding glycosyltransferase, producing MNQKLVIIGPAHPFRGGLANYNERLATEFQLQGYDVVMHTFTTQYPELLFPGKSQFSDRPAPLNIDIYRTFSSINPFSWIKLGLRLKREQPDLIILRFWLPFMAPSMGTISRIARSNKKTKILALIDNIIPHEKRLGDTMLAKYFVGSVDGFVVMSRAVEADLNSFDKEKPVEFCPHPLFDNYGAIVPREEAIRKLKLDANSKYMLFFGFIRDYKGLDLLLKAMALPALKDPSVKLIVAGEFYCESEYYYALIKEAGLENRIVLRTEFIPDSEIPIYFGAADLIVQPYKSATQSGVTQVGYYFNKPMLVTNVGGLGEIIPHGKVGYVVEPNPSEIADAINDFYTNNRFETMSSMAEIEKARFSWANLVKSFEKLTSRIIATR
- a CDS encoding IS1096 element passenger TnpR family protein; translation: MVYRFRIISNEVEGFVREFEIKGVQTFYDFHLAIQKNLEYDNAQIASFQITDQSWIMVKELTLFDLDEDNLSLAPMDVATIDEFVTDPKQRILYLFDMFNDRALFIELVGKFKETETKNFPACILEKGEPPVQIKVDGGSSSNIFGDAMSDFEGINSYEDDTVVE